The genome window GGCCGCGTTCGGCAGCCAGTGCATCGTCATCTCGGTCGACGCGCGCCGCCGGTACGACGACGAGGGCGAACACTTCTACGAGGACGAGGACGGCGAGACGGTGTGGTTCGAGTGCACGAAGAAGGGCGGCCGCGAGGGCACCGGCATCGACGCCGTCTCGTGGGCGACGGAGGCCGAGGAGCGCGGCGCGGGCGAGCTGTTCGTCAACTCCATCGACAAGGACGGGACGAGGGACGGCTACGACGTCCCGCTGATGAAGGCGGTGGGCGAGGCCGTCTCGACTCCCCTCATCGCCTCTTCCGGTTGCGGGAGCCCGGAGGACATGTACGAGGTGTTCACCGAGGCGAACGCCGACGCCGGGCTCGCGGCCTCCATCTTCCACTTCGGCGACTACTCCATCGAAGAGACGAAGGCGTACCTCGACGAGCGCGGCGTGCCGGTGCGCCGCTGAGCGCGGCGTCTCGGTGTGACGCTGAGCGCGGCGTTCCGATGTCGCCCTGAACGCGGCGTTCCGAACAGACGTTAACTACTTCAGTAGTGTGTATTTTTCCGCGTTCGAAACCAACAGTTATTATCCGACGGAGCGCGAACTGTGACGTATGTCCACGTCCACGTCACCCACGCGTGTTCGCGACGGCTCGCCGGAGCTCGTCTGTAAACGGACCGACGACGGTGACGGCGGCGAGGTGACGTTCTTCGAGCGGGACGTCGACCCGGACGAGCGGACCACCCGGTGGATCACGGTCCGCGAGTCCGACTGCGTCCCCCGCGACGAGTGGCGATAGGAGCGGTTTTACTGCGTTTTTGACGCTCATTTATAAAGCGCTACCAGCGACGCAACGGTGAACGCCTCCAAAGCCCCGGCCGCTCGCTTATAAATAGTCGCTGGCGGATCGACGGCGAACACCGCCAAAGCCCCAGCCGATTGCTTATAAATCGCTGACTGCGGATCGACGGTGAACACCTCCAAAGCCCCAGCCGCGAGGCGGGCACAGGCGAACCACGCTCCTCACTCGTTCGCTCCGATCACTCGTTTCGGTGCTTGCGTCGCCTGAGCCCGCCTCGCGACTGCCCCTTTGAGTCCCGCCCCGCTCAGCAACGCACCTCACGCCTCCCCAGCCTCGCGGTTCGCTCGGGCTCCCTCCGGTCGCCCGTCGCTCACCGCGTCCCTCGCGCGTGCGACTCGCGCCCTGCGGGCGCTCGTCGGCACGCGCCGACCGCAGCGTGGTCGTTTATAAATAGCGTCGCAGTCCGATCAGTCGTCGTCCGCGGCGGCGCGGTCGGCGAACTGCGGCAGTTCGTCGTCGAGCAGCGCGACCGTCGCCAGCCGGATCGCGTGCGGCCAGCCGAGCGGGGTCGCGCTGTCGGGCGTCCCGTCGTCGAAGAACTGCTCGGGGAGGTACGTCGTCGGCTCGCAGAGCGTACCGCCCGGCGAGACGTGCGCGAGCAGGTCGCGGGCCCGGGCCGTCATCTCGGCGGCGCGCGGGTCGTCGTGCGCCGCGAGCAGTGCCGCGAGCTCCGCGCAGGCGTTCGCCCCCCACGCGGTCGAGACGGTCCACACCTTCTCGGAGAGCTGGTCCGCCCGTCGCCAGCCGTCGCCCTCGTAGCGGATCAACCCGGTGACCTCGTCGGTCTCGTGGTGGAGCCCGTCGACGACCGTCTCCACGTGCGAGACCAGCCGGTCGAGGCGCTCGTCGTCGACCGCGCCGACCGCGTCGAACGAGCGGTGCGCGGCCGCGAGCGCCAGCGTGGCGGAGTCGAGCCGGTCGTCGATCCCGCCGTCGAGCGTCTCGCAGACCGCGTAGCAGCCGCGTTCGGGCACCCAGAGGTCGTCGAGCGCGTCGTACACCTCGCGGGCCCGGTCGCGGGCGTGCGCGGCGAGGTCCTCGGGCAGCGAGTCGGCGCCCGGCACGGCGTCGGGGTCGTCGAGCGCGTCGGCGGAGAGACCCTCGC of Halorubrum trapanicum contains these proteins:
- the hisF gene encoding imidazole glycerol phosphate synthase subunit HisF, whose amino-acid sequence is MGLTKRIIPCIDVDLDDDGDAAVYTGVNFENLEYTGDPVELAKKYNEAGADEFVFLDITASADGRETMLDVVNRVADECFIPLTVGGGIRTKADIKETLRAGADKVSITTGALERPKLIEEGAAAFGSQCIVISVDARRRYDDEGEHFYEDEDGETVWFECTKKGGREGTGIDAVSWATEAEERGAGELFVNSIDKDGTRDGYDVPLMKAVGEAVSTPLIASSGCGSPEDMYEVFTEANADAGLAASIFHFGDYSIEETKAYLDERGVPVRR